gaaccccACACCTAGCTTatgagtagagacttagttccaccagggacaaCTCTAAACcttcctacacataggtccacctagggacacactaagcctctctgcatagcccgtagccacgtatttagaactgcacatcaatgatcaagtcaaagaaggtaattggcttatccgtaccattatattggatatgtggtagcacggaaaggtgctcaaaactgACGTCAtccacgaacggtccttaaacgattcaagcggactatgcccatgtgactccattctctaggccctaccattccgctcgaatctcgatactaccaaactcttaacaacccaaccgaaccagtgcgatcaagggtaaacggtaaatgtgatcctccaaaccattcctgtctagcgagcaatgtaagtattctaagcagggctaagcatctagtcaagttaagtaattaactaactagtgccaaaaacaaggataacaaaATCAAGGAAGGACTATGCATCAAGATAGGTACaacaatgcaatacatacatacgaTACATATATAGCCCAATAATACCCAAGTGGAATAGCTACACTAAAACAGATTAGacaggtgcaaggaatatgcttagctgcttgtctGGGTTCAGTGTTTTCCTAAATGGTTTTAAACGGTAAACGCAGGCTAACCGCTTCGTTTATGCCCTGGGCAGTGATGTAAATGTTTGACCCGTCTAAACGGTCAATGCACAGTTTAAACGGACAAAACATTGTAAACGGAACGGCCCCAGAACGTTTTTCCACGCCATTTAGCCCATTTTGTGGCCCGTTTTGATGATGGGCCAAATCTGATATGCCACGCGGGAAACGAATTGTTTTGGCGGGCTCGCCCGACAACCTCTAGGGTTATTTGCCCCCTTCCTGCTGTCTTCCGCCAAGACCACCAGGGTCTTTTGCCCAACCACGCACAACAGATTGCCCGCTGAGGGCAgagctcctcccgccgccgcctcctcctcccgccgccgcctcctcctcctcctcccgcctccTAGTGCAAAGCAGAGGGTCGAGCTTCTCCTCCAGCCACGCTGTGTGGAtctgcagcaggcagcagcacgaAGCAATCTGcaggtctgcagcagcaccaggaCGAAGCAGTAGCAGAGTGCTTGATCTCCAGCACGAAGAACCACTCAGGTATGCTTGCTCCTTGCCTCTCCTTGCCTTCTTGCGCATTATTGCTTGCACCCTGTCACTGCCATGTTTTCTATTATTAGATAGCTGAGCTTTTGGCTTTATATTAATAGCTATATAACTATGTACTGCTTGCTCCTACCACCAGCAATGCTTGTCCTTAAATGCTCTTGCTCTGCTTGATTGCCTCAATGCTATGCTTTGTTCCTAAATGGCATGTATTATTACTTGAACCCTGCAGTATGTCATCAGCTGCATCGAATCTGTCCCCTGCTGCAATGAACCAGTCCCCTGCTGCAGTGAACAATGCAAAACCTGAGGACAGAGAGAAGTGCATGAAAGCTATAGATGATTCTAGAAAAGTTAAAAAGGCTaggcaagaagaaaaaaaagaggttaGAGATGCTGTAAATGAGAATATGATTGATATTCCATCGGACACAGAAGATGGCACAGGGCTTGATGATATTGGAAGCTCTCAACCGCGAGCAGTGGGTCCTATGGACAGATTCACAATGCCTCTCGACTCTAGTTTTTTGggttccaccaaaaattttcagcAGCAAAAAATTACTGAACATATAATGAAAGAAAGGTTGCACAAGTTGAAGAGATATACTGCAAGGTGGATATATGTGCAAGGTAAATGAATCATTATAGTGGTATCTTGTTTCTACCAGTTTTATCTTTGAAGGGACTAACCTTGATTTCATTTAATTTTAGGAATACCGTTCAATGCAATCAATTGTGATGAGTTCGACCAAGTGCTTGAAGCTGCTGGCCGCTTTGGGCCAGGTGGAAAGAAGCCTTACCAACATGAGCTGCGAGAGAAACTACTGCATGAGGAAGTAGAAGATACAAAGAAGCTGCTCAAGGAACAAGAACTAGAATGGGTGAGAACTAGAAGAAATTGAGTTTGAGTCCGACCATGATGAAGTGATGCCTACAACCAATTATCagcaagagggggagggggacaaTGATGACTGAGCTTCATGCTTTAGCTGCCATCATTCTCATATTATCACTATCAATCCATCATTTTATTTCTATCACTATCAATTTGTAAAACTCAAGTGTCACTATCGTGTTTGTTTTTGTGACTTGTGAGAACTACTTGTGAATTGTGATTGTGGTGTTTGTTTGGGAGAACAATTGATATTTGTGCTGAAATGAGCTTGTTTGATTACAACTATGAACTGTTGTCTTGTGTATTCCAACTGTTTTAGCCTTTTTCACACCATTTCTACTAACAAAAGTCATTTATTTTGCAGGTACATGGTTCAGATTATGGGGACACAAAAGCCATCAATATTACTTCAGAAAAGGTAAGCAAAAACATCTCTATCCACTTTAAATTTATGTCACAAATGGTTATTTATTTTGCTAGAAATCATGCTACAATACCATACCGTTTAGCCCATTTAAACCCGTTTAAACGGCGTTTAAACAGCCTAAACGCTAAACAGAGCGTCGCCGTTCGTTTACCATTTAGGAAAAcattgcctgggttaacttcagactcgaccacaaactggactccgggttcaggctcaatgggctcggcgggctccacgggttcgacctccgacggttcggtcactataatgcatgaatgcgatgcataaatcatgaaataattttAGCATGCAGAGAACATTACAAGGGACTCAAGAAAATTGGATTTGCAGTAAAAGTATTTTCCTATAATaaatcataaatatattagttttcagccactctaaacaagGTAAATCATAAAATGCATACAAAATTAACTAAAAAAATCCAATAAAATTATATTAGATACTAAgatgaaaacaaagctaacaaaactggttttactattttcttACTTTCTAgtaaaaagttctatattaaaccattttcagacaaagcataagaaaacaagctaaaactttgattaacagcaaggaagcatgtgaacaagttgcaccactgaaaactataCCTCATAAGGAgtctaaaaaaatttagtttgaaaattttaaagcaatagataaataaataagcattaaactcacttttgcaagataaaactatagataaatctacatcaaagtaacatgcaaaacaatatctTTCTTGAGTAGATCTAaactagaggaatccaacaaaacaagtttcacaatttttgaaGCTATACACGAATTTCTACGCATTTTGCAAGATTGCAGACAAATAAAACCTAAAGAAACCCTAGCAAAATTGCTAGGTACACCCGGATCCGGCCACACCCACCAGGccagaggccgacaggtgggccccacagGCTGGAGCCCcacccaggccgggtcaaggcaaggcCAGAGGCCTTGACCCGCCCGGGAGCGTGGCCACGGCGTGCGCGCAGCGCGACGCGTGCACgcacgcgcggcgacggcggcggcggcgcgaggcggcgcggcgaggcgaggccggaGCAGGCCGAGGGAGGTGCGCAcggggtggaggaggtggcggcgcaggCGAGGAGCAGCAACggacgggcggcgcgacggcgttgggcggcggcggaccgaggcgagcggcggtggtCCTGCACGGCGAGGCCCAAGGCCGGGTGAGCGCCGGAATCGGAGGAGGGTGAGAGGGAGCTCCCCGTGCGAGGAATTAGTGAGGGGCTCACAGAGGGCGGCGAATCGACGGCGGCAAGGAGCTCGGGCCGGTGGCAACAATGGGGGATttggggctagggtttgcggggagAAGGGGGTCGGTCGGGCGCGGATAAGGAGATGGTGAGGGGAAGAGTGAAGGGGCAGCACGGCacgcgaggatggccggcgcgtggTGCGAGGATGGACGCCGGCGATGGGCGACGCGTGCGTGCCGCGAAACagagcagggaggaggagaagggtgGCTGACAGGTGGACCCGGCGAGGGAAAAAatatttctccttttttttcttgggcTGTGACAAACCACTTCTGATTAGAGGCCAAAGGTGAATTATGAACCGGTTTTGGAAAACAAGGGGGGTAAGTAAACTGTTTCATACGTTAGGGGGTGTTTTGGACCTTGGCCAAACTTCAGGATAGTAAAGTAGACTTTTTCCTAGATGGAAAGGCCCCGTGCGCTCGTGCGGCACAGCTGGATGCGTCAACTCACGGTGACACGGTAGTGTGTGGCGCTGGCCCGCAAAAGGCAAAATTGACGAGCCAACATCCCGATGGTTCGTTCAGCAACCCAGGCCCCGCCGCGAAGAACACGGAGCTACTGAGTCGCCGCTGCTGGGTCGGGTGCTGTGGTGCTCTTTTTGAAAGAGAGGTGCCGTGGTGCTCGCTGACGTCGTTCGCCCACCTTGTTTGCACGgcgggcaggcaggcaggcagtaACAGCTCCGGCGGCCGCACTCGCCGGCACCACCACTAGCTTCCAGCCATGCCATGCCTGCCGCTGCACGAGCGTGCTCAAGGCTGCTAGCCATATCGATCGGCGGTCTGCTATGCTTTGCGGATGTAGTAGCTCGCCCAGCCCACGACCTGCAGCAGCCAGCTACCCGTCCTTTGTGCCGCCGCGTACCGACGCAGGCACACACGaccgcgccgtcgtcgtcacGGGCACACGCGCCCCGCCCGCCCCGTGCGCGCGACACGGCCATCTCCGGTTCTCCCAGGGGCGAGGTCGCctgccgcgcggcgcgcgccgtGGCCACAAAGCTGCCAGCGAAGCAGCCGAGAGGATCGActagccgctgcctcctcctgctgctgctggcccaGCAGCCGAAGCACTGGCCTAATGGCTGAAGCTGAACACAAAGCTCGGCGATAGATGTCTAGCAACAAACACATGAGCAGCGTACGTGCGTCATCATTTCAGTACCTGCACTGCACGTGCGAGGCTGCGACTGAGAGTCTGTGACGGCACAAAAAAAATTAGACCTCGTCGAGGCGAGAAGTACGAGATCTCCAGCTTCCTAACTAGAGCACCAGCAgctgcaagttttttttttaaggtAAACAAAACCCTTTCTTTGCTCCTCATGGGCTCATGGCTGGCTCACAGGATTTCCTAAACGGTCACGCCCATGGCCCATATAATACGGGCTACCGCGCGCAAATAATGGGCTGGAAGTCGTGTACGCTGCCACGCAGGTGGGCCAATTTGGGGTCCGGGATACCCATCTGTGCGGCTCGATCCACCAAACTCGCAGACCAACGAATGCGCAAAGCGAAGGGGAGAAAAGGAGCGGCATCCCGCGGCTGCCCGGCCGGCGGGGCGCCAAAACCCAACCCTGCTACTACGGCCACTGACAActtccccgcgcgcgcgcgccctccCTTCCCCCGCCTTCCCGGtccccatccccatccccatccccTCCGCCCGCGGCGGCCCCAGCCGAAGCAGACCCGACATCCAGGCGGCCGGCACCACCTGCGGAGTCGGAGGAGGCAAATCAGCCGACCCCCGATGTCGTCATGGCACGACGgcttggcggcgccgccgcgggtcctCATTTCCCCGCGTGAgtcccaacccccccccccccccccccccccgacctcCTAATCCCGCCTGTTCGGGCTTTACTAGCTAGTCCGAGGTAGGGATTTGGCTCCGGGATTAGTACGGGGCAGAGCGTAGGTCCGTCTACTGATTCCACTGTTATGGATTCGAGGCATCTAGGTTTTGGTGGCACTATGCTGTTTCGACTGTTAAGCTCTGGTAGCTTGACGTCCTATTAAACGTGAGGTGGGCAGATGGCTGTAATCTGTCCACAGCGAAAACGTCTAACTCCTAACTGAAGTTACCTTTGGGTTTGATGCTTGATTTTGATTGTTTATGTCAATTCGCTCCAACCAGACCCAAAATTGGTATCCTTTTTGTACCTTGCAGGTCCTTTGGATGCCAGTGCTCAAGGGAATGTTTTGTCACTTCGCCATCCAAGATCAGGTGCACCTCTGCCTGCCTGGCTAGTGCTTTCCGGAATGAGTTCTAATAACTGGAAATTTAGACAGATACGAGACGATTCTTGTGGAATGTGATAGCCTTGTTGGCGCTTAGGAATAGTCCTCATCCTTGCAAGTTGCGATTGGCCAACAGCTCGCACTGACCTTTGTCTTGTCATGAATCAGGAGATGAAACAGGGTATCTGTTTATTGATGGTCAACTTCAAGAAATCAATTGGTTTAAGGAGCGTTACGGTGC
This sequence is a window from Panicum virgatum strain AP13 chromosome 7K, P.virgatum_v5, whole genome shotgun sequence. Protein-coding genes within it:
- the LOC120640197 gene encoding uncharacterized protein LOC120640197, whose product is MKAIDDSRKVKKARQEEKKEVRDAVNENMIDIPSDTEDGTGLDDIGSSQPRAVGPMDRFTMPLDSSFLGSTKNFQQQKITEHIMKERLHKLKRYTARWIYVQGIPFNAINCDEFDQVLEAAGRFGPGGKKPYQHELREKLLHEEVEDTKKLLKEQELEWVRTRRN